A window of Myxococcales bacterium genomic DNA:
GTTCGGACAGGAACATCGGCGAATTCAAGCTCCCTGACGGCACGGTCTATGCGTTTTTCGGTTCGGCCGATGGATTACCGCTCACGCCCAGTTGGTCCGTGTCCGGAGTGGGTTCCTATTCCGAAACCGTTTCCGGGGCGGGCGATGTCAATTGGGACGGACTCGACGATGTCATCGTCGGCGCTCCCGGTTACGACATTCCCATCGCGGATGATGACACCGAGGGTTACGACGTCGGCGCCGCCTACGTTTTTTCGGGCGGCTGCGACGGCTGTCTGATCGACCGCGTCTGCTACGAGGACGGCGACACCAATCCGGAAAACGTCTGCCAGATCTGCCTGGTCAATTCATCCTCCACCGAATGGACCGATAACGACGGTGAGGATTGCGACGACAGCCTGGATTGCACCACCGGCGATATCTGCGCCGACGGCGTGTGCGGGGGAACGCCCGACGACTCGCGGTGCGACGACAGCAACGTCTGCACCACCGACACCTGCGACGCCACGGACGGCTGCCTCTACGCCAACAACACCCTCCCCTGCGAGGACGATCTCTTTTGCAACGGCGGCGACACCTGCGCCGACGGCACTTGCGGCAACCATGAAGGCGATCCGTGCGACGCCGACGAGACCTGCGACGAAACGAATGACGAATGCGTCCCCCTGGGCGATGACGACGACAACGACGACAACGATGACAACGATGACAACGACAACGACGACAACGATAACGACGACAATGACGACAACGACGACAACGACGCCGTCCCGGCCGAAAGCGCCGGCGAGTTGGAAGGGGGCCTGCACGGCGGTTCGTGCGGGTTCTAGGCAAGGGGCCGATGTTGCCTAACGACAAACCGGCCGCGAACGCCGGTGAAACAAAGCTTAGGGAGACTGGCATGCCTCGCAAAATAATGACTTGTTTGGCGGCGGCCTTGTTGGTGCTGGTGATCCTGACGGGCGCTCAAGCCGCGGATCCGGCACTGGATGTGCAACTGTTTCGCCCCAGCATTTTCGGCGGTCATTTTCTGGCGATCGAAGACGCCCAGAACATGGCCTCGCTCTGCTGGGGTCTGGGGCTGTATTTCAATTATGCGGACCGACCATTCGTGTTCGGCACCGACGACGAAGATCTGATCGACGTGACCAACTCGGTGTTTTCGGGCAATCTGACCTTGGCCTTCGCGCCGTTTTCGTGGCTGGCGCTGGGCGTCGACGTGCCGGGACACCTGACCAGCCGCGGGCGCGAATTCACGAAAATCGACAACGATCTGAAAGCCGGCGAGGACACCGGGGCGAGCGACCTGAAAAACAACGCCACCCTCGGCGACATCAAGGCGGAGCTCAAGCTCGTGCCGCTCGACGAGGATAAATTCGGGATCGGCCTCGCGCTGGCGCCTTATGCGACCTTCCCGACCGGTAATCCCGAGGTATTTCTCGGCGAAGGGACGACCAATTTCGGCGGCCGCTTGATCCTCGAAAAAAATCTGTGGGACGTCATCAACGTCGCGGCCAACGGCGGCTATTTCTATCGTCCCGAGCGGGACCTGCTCGGCACGAAGATCGGCAGCGGCTACTTGTTCGGCGCGGGCGTCAGCCGGCAAATCGTCGGCGGCCTCGGCTTCTCGCTCGAATACTGGGGCCAGCAATACAAATCCTCCTCGAACGATTCGATGCAAGCCAACCCGATGGAAGTGACGCTGACTCTGCACTACCTGTTTGACGTCGGCGCGCGGCTGCTGGCCGGCGGCGGCCCCGGCCTGGGCGGTGGAGCCGGCTCGCCCGATTACCGGTTGATCGCCGGCGTCGATTACTTCCCGTGCACGGCCGCACCGGCCCCGCCGCCGCCGAAACCGGAACCGACCCCGCCGCCTCCGCCGCCGCCACCGCCGGTGAAGACGACGCTGACCGTCAAGGTGGTCGATAAGATCACCGGCGAGCTGGTGAAAAACAGCAAAATCACCATCAAGGCGGAAGACAAGGAAATCGCCTCGACCGTGCTGGCCAATGGGCAGTGGTACAACGAAGTGCAACCGGGGAAATTCACGATCGTCGCCGGCGCCGAGGGGTATGAGTCGGTCGCGAAAAACATCAAGGTCGGCCAGGGCAAGAATCGGATCGCGACCGTCAAACTGCGCGAGGTGATCGTCATCATCAACAACGTCCTGTTCGATTACGATTCCGACATCATCAAACCGGCCGCGTTCGCCACCTTGGACAACGTCGCATCGGTCATTCAGAAAAAGGCCGCCGCCGGCAAGTTGAAAAAGGTGGCCATCGGCGGCCACGCTTCTTCCGAGGGCACCGACGAATACAACATGAATCTCTCCAAGCGTCGGGCCGAGTCGGTGAAGAAGTATCTGGTCGGCAAGGGCGTCGACGCCGCGATGCTCGAGGCGATCGGCTACGGCGAAACGAAACCGGTCGCGGACAACGCCACCGAGGAGGGCCGGATGAAGAACCGGCGCGTCGAGTTCGTTTTGGAGGAATAGTCCGGTCCGCGAACTGAGGCACTGATTTTCGATCCAGCGGGGCGCCAAGCCGCCCCGCTTTTTTATTCGCTTTTTTATTTGACGAATGACGATCCCACCGCCGAGAGCCTTGACGAACGCCGCGACAAAGCGCATTGTGCCCCGCTTTTGTTCGTTTTAAGGATTGAGGCATGGCTCGAAAAATAATTGCATCCCGGGTGCAGGACCGCATCCGCAATATCGCGATCATCGCCCACGTGGATCATGGAAAAACCACGCTGGTCGACAAAATGCTCGGCCAGTCGGGCAGTTTTCTGCGCGGCGAAGGCAACGTCGAGCAAGCGCTGGATTCGGGCGACCTGGAGCGCGAACGCGGCATCACCATTCTCTCCAAATGCACCTCGCTGGATTACGACGGCTATCACATCAACGTCGTGGACACGCCGGGGCACGCCGATTTCGGCGGCGAGGTCGAGCGCGTCATGCGCATGGTGGATTCCGCCCTGCTGCTGGTCGACGCCTTCGAAGGCCCCATGCCGCAGACCCGGTTCGTGACGAAAAAGGCCCTGGCCCGCGGCCTCCGGCCGATCGTCGTCATCAACAAGATCGACCGTCCGGGCTGCGACCCGCTCGCCGCCGCGGACGCTGTGCTGGACCTGTTCATCTCGCTTGACGCCACCGAGGAGCAATGCGATTTCCCGGTGATCTTCGCCTCCGCCAAGTTGGGTTACGCCGTGCGTTCCCTCGCCGACGAGCCCAAGGATCTGACGCCGCTGTTCGAGGTCATCCGCGATTTCGTGCCGCCGCCCGAGGTGGATCTCGCCGCCTCGCCGGCTTTGCAGGTCACGACGTTCACCCACGACGAATACCTGGGCAGCCTGGCGATCGGCCGCATGGAATCGGGCGTCTTTCACCCGGGCGACCGCGCCTTGCTGGTGCGCCAGGACGACACGCGCGAAACGTTCAAAATCAACAACGTCCTCGGTTTTCGCGGTCTGCACCGGTTCGACCTGGAGGAGGCGGTGGCCGGCGATATCGTCGCCCTCACCGGGATGGACGACCTGAACGTCGGCGAAACGATCACTTCGCTCGAGAACCCGCGCGTCCTGCCCCGGCTGGAGGTCGATCCGCCCACCGTCAGCATGACATTCATGGCCAACACCTCGCCGACCTCCGGGCGCGAGGGCAAATTCATCACCAGCGCGAAAATCAAGGAGCGGTTGGAGCGGGAAAAGAAATCCAACGTCTCGCTCCGCGTGGAAATGACCGACCTGCCCGACGCCTTTCTCGTCAGCGGGCGCGGCGAGCTGCACCTGTCGGTGCTGATCGAAACCCTGCGGCGCGAGGGCTACGAGTTCATGGTCTCGCGCCCGAAGGTGGTGACTCGGCAGGATGACGACGGCTCGCTTCTGGAGCCCTATGAGGCGGTGGTGCTCGACGTCGAATCGGCGCACACCGGCGCGATCATCGAGTCGCTCAGCCAGCGCTACGGCCGCGTCGTCGACATCCGCGAAACCGGCGCCGGCCGTACCCGGCTGGATTTCATCGTGCCGACGCGCGGCCTGCTCGGTTACCGTACCAAGTTTCTGAACGAAACCCACGGCACCGGCGTGATCAATTCGGTGTTTCACCACTACGGCCCCTGGGCCGGCGAACTCAAAGACCGGCAAAACGGCGTTCTGATCGCGCTGGAACCGTGCACCACGGTCACCTACGCCCTCTGGAAGCTGGAAGACCGCGGCGTTTTCTTCCTCGGCCCGGGCGTGCCGGTCTACGCGGGGCAGATCATCGGCCTGCACACGCGTGAAAACGACCTGATCGTCAATCCCGGCAAGGGCAAAAAGCTGACCAACATCCGCGCCGCGGGCGCCGATGAGAAAAACTACCTCACGCCGGTCAAGGAGATGACGATCGAGGAAGCCATCGAACTGATCAACGACGACGAACTCGTCGAGTTCACGCCCAAATCCATCCGCCTGCGCAAGCGGGTTCTGGATCACATCGACCGGAAACGGACCGAGAAACGGAACGGCATCGAAGCGGTGGGTTAGGCGGCGAACCCGGCACGCACCGCCGGGATCACGCCGGTTCTATTTTTTCGGCTTCTTCTTCAACAAATCAGCCAGCAGTTCGAGAAATTTCTGCACGTCGAAGGGCTTGGTGACGCAATAGTCGCAGCCGGCCTCGACGGTTTTTTCGCGATCGCCGGGCATGGCGTGAGCCGTCAGGGCGATGACCGGAATCCGCGCGGTGTCGGGATCGGCCTTCAGCAGCCGTGTCGCCTCGAGCCCGTCCATCCCCGGCAGGCTGATGTCCATCAAGATCACCTCGGGATGTTCGGTTTGGGCCAGTTCGATTCCCGTTTCGGCGTCGCCGGCCTTCAGAATCGCATAGCCGCCGATTTTTAAGACGGCCTTCGCCACTTCCATGCAGGTTTCGTTGTCCTCGATCACCAGGATCTTCTTCGCGGTCATGGCTCCTCCCATCCGTCTTTGCCCCCGCCCTACTCGATCATGGTACGAATTTTTGTCGGAATGGCAAAGCAGAATGTGCTGCCGTGCCCCTCGCCTTCGCTTTCCACCCAAATCCGCCCGCCGTGCATTTCGACCAGGCGGCGGGACAAGGCCAACCCCAAACCCGAACCCTGATGCCGGCGGGTGTAGCCGGAATCGACCTGCTCGAACGCCTCGAAAATACGCGTTTGGTTTTCGGAACTCAGACCGATTCCCGTGTCGGCCACCGAGATGATCAATTCGTCCTTTTGGATGATCGCGCCGGCTTTCACCACGCCGCCGTAGGGCGTGAATTTGACCGCGTTGGAAAGCAAATTGTAAAGGATTTGCCGCATTTTTCGTTCATCCGCCCAACAGGACGCTCCTTTGAGCTCCGGCGGCACCAGGTGGGTCAGGGAAATGCCTCGGCTCGTGGCCCGTTCTTGAATCATCATCAGGCCGTCGGCCAGCAGTTCGTCGATCCGGAGCCACGATGAAGTCAACTCCATCTTGCCGGACTCGACCTTCGATAAATCCAGCAGGTCGTTGATCAGTTGCAACAAGTGCTTGCCGCTGGCCACGATATTCTTGGCGTAGGTCGCCTGTTGATCCGCGAGGCGGCCGGCCAGCCCCCCGGCCAGGATTTCGGCGAAACCGAGAATCGCGTGCAACGGCGTGCGCAATTCGTGGCTCATCATCGCCAGGAATTCGTTTTTCGCGCGGTAGGCGATTTGCGCCTGCTGGGCGGTCCGCTTTTTTTCGGTGTTGTCGCGGATGCACTCGATGGCGCCGGTAATGTGGCCTTGGGAGTCGCGCAGGACGGCGGCGGTCGCCGAAAGATAGGTGTCGCCCTCCGCTAAATGCGTCACGTAGGATTCGCCGAACCAGATATCGCCGACCCGTTTGAACTCCGCATACCGGGACTCGATATTCAAGTCGGAATGGAGCGCGAGATCGATGAGGATCGGCCGCCGTTCGCCATAGAACGGCACGGAGTATTCGTAATCCCCCTTGCCGATCATCTCCGCGGCCGGAACGCCGGTCATGGTTTCGATCGCTTTGTTCCAGGCGATCACCACGCCCTTGTCATTAATGACCAAGGTCGCATCGGGGAGGAAATCGATGACGTCGGCCAACCGCTGCTGCGTTTCCGCCACGGCTTGCAGGGCTTTTCGCTGCGTCGTGAGGTCTTGGGTGATGACGACGACGCTTTCCACCTGGCCCTGCGGATTTTTCAGCGCGTAAAAATATTGCGAAATCCATTCGGCCACGCCGGGCCGAGCCGAGTGGGTCTTCAGTTCCGGGATGAACAGCGTGCCGCCGCGCTCGTAAATTTCGCGCACCCGCGGCAGCCATTCGTCGAGGTAGCGATCTTTTTCATCGAAGACCAGCACCGTCCGCTCCCGGGACAAATCCTGCGCGATGCGGTCCTCGCTCATCGCCCAAATCCGTTGCCAGGCCGCGTTGTAACGCAACAAACGACCGGTTGCGGAGCGAATCGAAATTCCCAGCGGCGAATTCTCGATGACCGCGCGGCTCAAGGCTTCGCTTTGCCGTAGCGACTCTTCAGCGCGCAGTCGTTCGGTGATGTCGAAACCGAGAACCGCCGCGCCCCATGGAACGCCGTCCACGCCGAGCGCGGGGTAAAAGTGGTTTTCATAATCATGGCCGTCCCGATGGTCGATGAGCAGCGTCGGTTTGCCGGTGCGGATCGCCTCGTCGATCAGTTGGCGCCGCCGGGCCCGCGTTTCCGGATCGATCAGTTCGTAGGCATTGGCGCGCAGCAGTTCGTCGAGCGTCACCCCCATGCGGCGCGCGGACTCGGCATTGGCCTGGACGACCCATCCCTCGGCATCGATCAGAAAAGCCACCTCGGGTATCGCGTCCAGCAAGGCCCGCAAAGCGTTCTCCGCCTGCCGGCGATTGCGGTTCTCTTCCTGCAACTGCCGGCTGCGTTCGGCCAGCTCCGTCGTCCGCTCCTCGATGCGGTGCTCGAGTTCGTCGTGTGCCCGGCGCAATTCGTCGGTGGCGTTTTTTTCGGCGGTGACATCCAGAAACGAGGCCATCATCATCACCGGCCGGTCTTCCTCGTCGCGGATGACATTGGCCGATAAAAAAGTGATGAATTTCCCGCCGTCCCGACGTCTGGCGGGCCAGGATCCCTGCCATTCGCCTTTTTCCCGCAATGCTTCCATCACCGTCAACGCTTGTTCCGGGTAGCCGCCGACCCGCGAGACGTGGCGCCCGATCAACTCGTCGGCGTTCGCGTAACCCCATAAATTCACGAATGCCGGGTTGGCATAGGTGATCATGCCGTTCAAGTCGCAAAACGAGGTGGCGCTGACCGAACTTTCCAGGGCCGCACGGAAAATCCGGTTGCGCAACAGATTCGCCTGCAGCTCGACTTGGGTTTTTGTCTGTTCCGTAACGTCGCGCAAGTAACCGATGGCCCCGATGGTCTTCCCCTCACGGTCGCGGATCAGCGCGCGGCGGCGTTCCAGCCAGATCATGTGACCGTCTTTGTGGAAAGCGCGATAGACGGTCGGCTGTTCGCTTTCCAACCCCTGAAGGGACGCCGCGGCGGTCGCTCGGTCGTCCGGGTGAATGGCCCGAATGGGCAGCATGACATCCCGATAATGTTCATCGGGGGTGTAGCCGCTGATTTTCTGAACTGTCGGGCTGACATAAACAAAATGCGGTTCGGGGAAAAAATCGACGCGATAGACAATGTCTTGCGACAGATCCGCCAATTGACGGAAACGTTCAGCGCTTTCGCGATCCGCTTCCGCTGCATTTTTTCGCTCGGTGACATCGCGCGCCACGGCGAGAAAACGAGCCGGCGACGCTTCCGGTGCGGTGAGCGACCGGATCGACCACTCCAGATCGATCGAGCGATTGTCGCGGGCGAGGCGCGATTCGCCACGCCAGACGCCGGAGCGGGAACGGCGCAGAATTTCGGTCAGCGACGGCGCTCCGTCGGCCAGGCGGATCAGCGCGGTCAGCTTTTCCCCGGCGATCGGCTCGCGTTCGTCGAACAGGCGGCCGGCGGCTTCGTTCGCTTCCACGATTCGGCCCCGACCGTTGAGTATGACGGCGGCATCCGGTAAAAAATGAATCCAGGCGCCCGGTTCGCCGGGATGTTTATCTATCATCAATTTTAACTCTCGTTTGGACAATGGTCATGCTTCATCGCATCGCCCGGCAAGGGACTCCGCTCAATCGATGAAAATTCTGGTTGTGTTGAGATTTTACGCTATTTTCGTTTTTCAGGCAATGATCGATCCGTCTTCTGGAAGCCATCTTTCCGCGATCGATTGAATAATTTGAATCGCTAACTATTGGTCAGGACAAATCAATGCCGGGAAAGTGCCGGCGGGCGCCGGCGAGGCTAGCCCCATAAAATAACTTCCCGCCCAGACAATCATGCCGGCGTCGACCAGCAGCGAATCGCGCCCCTCGGCCGGTACTACGTCGGCCCAGGCGGTCATGTGGCCGAGTGCCGCCGCCTTGGAGGCCAGCAGGAAATTGAGGCTCAGATCCACCAGTAAAAGATAATCATCGGCGGATAGTTGGGAAATGTCGATGATATTCCAGACCAACCGTCCCTGGGCCGCGAAAAAGGCGGCGCGGCCGTCGAGTTTGGTCATTTCTTCCCAACGCTCGTCGGGTGGAGCGAGCAATTTGTCGATCGCCGCGTCGTAGCGGGAGAGAAAAGGCCAATCCAGGCCGGGGCTGTCGCAATCGAGCCAGACGTCACCGCCGCAAACCAGCACGTCGGTCGGCGACGGCACCCCGGCGGGCGGATGGGCGATGATCTGCTCCAGATAGCCGAGGTTGTAACCGTAGATGAAAATCAGCAGCGGCACGTGCCGGCGCGCCTGAGTCAGAATTTCTTCGGCGGTCCCGCCGGCCGACAGTTCTTCCTGGGCCGCCGTGTACGCCGCCAGCAATTCGAAAATCGGCTTGAGCCGGGAAAAGTCCTCGGTCGTCGCCGACCGGCGCGCGAAGGCCAGCAGATCGCGCAGCCACAAGCCGCCGAAATAGCCCGATAGGTACAGATCGCCCATGAGGACGCGCGGATCGGCGGCTTCCGCCGGCGGCGCATAGACCAGATCGAAAGCCGAGAGCGGCATCTCGCCCATGAAAAACGAGCGTGCGTCGGCATCGTCCGGATGCGCCGCGCAATACGCGGTCGCCAGGTCGGTCAACTGGTCTTCGTCGACGACAAAGGCATCATTGGGCCAGAACGGATAAGGCGGCAGTTCGATTTGCGCGCTCGCCGCCGTATCGTCGTTGTTGTCGTCGTTGTTGTCATCGTTGTTGTCATCGTTGTCATTATCGTCATCGTCGCCGGCGGCATCGTCGTCACCCGCCGAGTGATCGTCCTCGGCGCAGGCGAACAGCAGCACCCCGGCCAGAAGCAACCAGCACAAAAAAACCGGTTTTTGAATTTTCATCCGACCTACCCTGGGCAAGAAAAGGTTGTTTGTCTCAGTATCATTCAGCAGCGATCCATGGCAAGGGAGAACCGAACGGCAGGGAAAAAGCAGCGGGGCGGGTTTGGCG
This region includes:
- a CDS encoding OmpA family protein; the encoded protein is MPRKIMTCLAAALLVLVILTGAQAADPALDVQLFRPSIFGGHFLAIEDAQNMASLCWGLGLYFNYADRPFVFGTDDEDLIDVTNSVFSGNLTLAFAPFSWLALGVDVPGHLTSRGREFTKIDNDLKAGEDTGASDLKNNATLGDIKAELKLVPLDEDKFGIGLALAPYATFPTGNPEVFLGEGTTNFGGRLILEKNLWDVINVAANGGYFYRPERDLLGTKIGSGYLFGAGVSRQIVGGLGFSLEYWGQQYKSSSNDSMQANPMEVTLTLHYLFDVGARLLAGGGPGLGGGAGSPDYRLIAGVDYFPCTAAPAPPPPKPEPTPPPPPPPPPVKTTLTVKVVDKITGELVKNSKITIKAEDKEIASTVLANGQWYNEVQPGKFTIVAGAEGYESVAKNIKVGQGKNRIATVKLREVIVIINNVLFDYDSDIIKPAAFATLDNVASVIQKKAAAGKLKKVAIGGHASSEGTDEYNMNLSKRRAESVKKYLVGKGVDAAMLEAIGYGETKPVADNATEEGRMKNRRVEFVLEE
- the typA gene encoding translational GTPase TypA, translating into MARKIIASRVQDRIRNIAIIAHVDHGKTTLVDKMLGQSGSFLRGEGNVEQALDSGDLERERGITILSKCTSLDYDGYHINVVDTPGHADFGGEVERVMRMVDSALLLVDAFEGPMPQTRFVTKKALARGLRPIVVINKIDRPGCDPLAAADAVLDLFISLDATEEQCDFPVIFASAKLGYAVRSLADEPKDLTPLFEVIRDFVPPPEVDLAASPALQVTTFTHDEYLGSLAIGRMESGVFHPGDRALLVRQDDTRETFKINNVLGFRGLHRFDLEEAVAGDIVALTGMDDLNVGETITSLENPRVLPRLEVDPPTVSMTFMANTSPTSGREGKFITSAKIKERLEREKKSNVSLRVEMTDLPDAFLVSGRGELHLSVLIETLRREGYEFMVSRPKVVTRQDDDGSLLEPYEAVVLDVESAHTGAIIESLSQRYGRVVDIRETGAGRTRLDFIVPTRGLLGYRTKFLNETHGTGVINSVFHHYGPWAGELKDRQNGVLIALEPCTTVTYALWKLEDRGVFFLGPGVPVYAGQIIGLHTRENDLIVNPGKGKKLTNIRAAGADEKNYLTPVKEMTIEEAIELINDDELVEFTPKSIRLRKRVLDHIDRKRTEKRNGIEAVG
- a CDS encoding response regulator, with translation MTAKKILVIEDNETCMEVAKAVLKIGGYAILKAGDAETGIELAQTEHPEVILMDISLPGMDGLEATRLLKADPDTARIPVIALTAHAMPGDREKTVEAGCDYCVTKPFDVQKFLELLADLLKKKPKK
- a CDS encoding PAS domain S-box protein — protein: MIDKHPGEPGAWIHFLPDAAVILNGRGRIVEANEAAGRLFDEREPIAGEKLTALIRLADGAPSLTEILRRSRSGVWRGESRLARDNRSIDLEWSIRSLTAPEASPARFLAVARDVTERKNAAEADRESAERFRQLADLSQDIVYRVDFFPEPHFVYVSPTVQKISGYTPDEHYRDVMLPIRAIHPDDRATAAASLQGLESEQPTVYRAFHKDGHMIWLERRRALIRDREGKTIGAIGYLRDVTEQTKTQVELQANLLRNRIFRAALESSVSATSFCDLNGMITYANPAFVNLWGYANADELIGRHVSRVGGYPEQALTVMEALREKGEWQGSWPARRRDGGKFITFLSANVIRDEEDRPVMMMASFLDVTAEKNATDELRRAHDELEHRIEERTTELAERSRQLQEENRNRRQAENALRALLDAIPEVAFLIDAEGWVVQANAESARRMGVTLDELLRANAYELIDPETRARRRQLIDEAIRTGKPTLLIDHRDGHDYENHFYPALGVDGVPWGAAVLGFDITERLRAEESLRQSEALSRAVIENSPLGISIRSATGRLLRYNAAWQRIWAMSEDRIAQDLSRERTVLVFDEKDRYLDEWLPRVREIYERGGTLFIPELKTHSARPGVAEWISQYFYALKNPQGQVESVVVITQDLTTQRKALQAVAETQQRLADVIDFLPDATLVINDKGVVIAWNKAIETMTGVPAAEMIGKGDYEYSVPFYGERRPILIDLALHSDLNIESRYAEFKRVGDIWFGESYVTHLAEGDTYLSATAAVLRDSQGHITGAIECIRDNTEKKRTAQQAQIAYRAKNEFLAMMSHELRTPLHAILGFAEILAGGLAGRLADQQATYAKNIVASGKHLLQLINDLLDLSKVESGKMELTSSWLRIDELLADGLMMIQERATSRGISLTHLVPPELKGASCWADERKMRQILYNLLSNAVKFTPYGGVVKAGAIIQKDELIISVADTGIGLSSENQTRIFEAFEQVDSGYTRRHQGSGLGLALSRRLVEMHGGRIWVESEGEGHGSTFCFAIPTKIRTMIE